The following are encoded together in the Brassica napus cultivar Da-Ae chromosome A9, Da-Ae, whole genome shotgun sequence genome:
- the LOC106368098 gene encoding amino acid transporter AVT6C-like, whose product MSPPIKTPLLPKQEPSSEKHGTTSGVVFNVSTSIIGAGIMSMPAAFKVLGVIPALLIITVVAWLSTVSVGFLMKSTLSGESTTYAGVMKESFGKLGSVAVQVVIMVSTFGGIVVFSIIIGDVLCGSDNGGSVHLGVLQEWFGSHWWNTRIFALLFTNIFILLPLVLCRRVERLAFSSAVSFLLAVFFVVISSVLAISALMKGQTKSPRLFPDLTNGGSFWNLFTASPVIVTAFTFHFNVHPIGFELKDPLHMIPATKISVILCAAIYFATGLFGYLLFGDATMSDILVNFDESSGSSIGSLLNDIVRLSYALHLMLVFPLLNFSLRANLDELMFPTRKPLAEDTNRFIGLTLALLICCFLSAIAVPNIWYFFQFMGSTTTVSIAFIFPAAIVLRNVHGVSTSSEKMVAAIMLVLAVATSIIAISTNLYSLTSN is encoded by the exons ATGTCTCCTCCGATCAAAACTCCTCTCTTGCCAAAGCAAGAACCGTCTTCTGAGAAACATGGAACTACCTCCGGAGTCGTTTTCAACGTGTCAACGAGTATAATCGGAGCCGGGATAATGTCGATGCCGGCGGCGTTTAAGGTTCTCGGAGTAATCCCAGCTCTCTTGATCATCACGGTCGTCGCTTGGCTCTCCACAGTCTCTGTCGGGTTCCTTATGAAGTCAACTCTTTCCGGAGAGTCAACAACATACGCCGGAGTTATGAAAGAGTCGTTCGGGAAACTAGGGTCCGTCGCTGTACAGGTTGTTATAATGGTTTCCACTTTTGGAGGCATAGTTGTATTCTCGATAATCATAG GAGATGTACTTTGTGGTAGTGACAATGGAGGATCTGTTCATCTTGGAGTTTTGCAAGAATGGTTTGGTTCTCACTGGTGGAACACGAGGATCTTCGCTCTGTTATTTACCAACATCTTCATCTTGCTTCCATTGGTCTTGTGCAGACGTGTAGAAAGACTAGCGTTTAGTTCTGCCGTATCATTTCTTCTCGCTGTCTTCTTTGTCGTCATAAGCTCGGTGCTAGCGATCTCCGCGTTGATGAAAGGCCAAACGAAGAGTCCGAGACTGTTTCCGGATTTAACCAATGGAGGATCGTTTTGGAATCTCTTCACAGCTTCTCCTGTTATAGTAACCGCCTTCACATTTCATTTCAATG TTCATCCAATTGGATTCGAGCTGAAGGATCCTTTACATATGATTCCAGCAACTAAGATCTCTGTGATCTTGTGCGCTGCAATCTACTTCGCCACCGGACTCTTTGGATATCTCCTGTTTGGAGATGCAACGATGTCTGATATTCTAGTGAACTTCGACGAGAGTTCTGGCTCTTCCATTGGTTCTCTTCTCAATGACATTGTCAGGCTAAGCTACGCGCTTCATCTCATGCTCGTCTTTCCTCTCCTGAACTTCTCATTGAGAGCAAACCTCGACGAGCTCATGTTTCCAACAAGGAAACCGTTGGCAGAAGACACAAATAGATTCATCGGGCTCACTCTGGCTCTACTGATCTGCTGTTTCTTGTCTGCCATCGCTGTGCCGAACATTTGGTACTTCTTCCAGTTCATGGGATCGACCACCACAGTTTCCATAGCGTTCATATTCCCAGCCGCCATTGTCTTAAG GAATGTCCATGGTGTATCGACCTCAAGTGAGAAGATGGTAGCTGCGATAATGCTGGTTCTTGCTGTTGCTACTAGCATCATCGCCATCTCAACGAATCTATACAGTCTCACATCAAACTAA
- the LOC106364948 gene encoding uncharacterized protein LOC106364948, with translation MRIFAARLANHFRRGRNGYPRSRDFSSLTKKEDLTLEEEAERKIGWMLKLFFAGTATYVGYQFFPYMGDTLIQQSVSLLHVKDPLFKRIGASRLSRFAIDDERRMKVVELGGAQELLHMLGAAKDDKTRKEALKALAALSKSDEAANFLGSKGALSIVKSTPDSAEDSDISTYKSNILKKLDDKDLSL, from the exons ATGCGAATCTTTGCTGCTCGCCTCGCTAAC cATTTTCGCAGAGGGAGAAATGGGTATCCTCGATCTCGAGACTTCTCCTCGTTGACCAAGAAAG AGGACCTTACATTGGAGGAAGAAGCTGAGAGGAAGATAGGCTGGATGCTGAAGCTTTTCTTTGCTGGGACAGCAACCTATGTTGGATACCAGTTCTTCCCTTATATGG GTGATACTTTGATTCAGCAGTCAGTCTCGCTTTTACATGTGAAGGATCCCTTGTTTAAGAGGATAGGAGCTTCTAGGCTTTCCCGTTTCGCCATTGATG ATGAGAGGAGGATGAAGGTTGTAGAGTTGGGTGGGGCTCAAGAGCTTCTTCATATGCTGGGCGCTGCTAAAGATGACAAGACAAGGAAAGAAGCTCTAAAAGCTCTTGCTGCTCTCTCTAAATCAG ATGAAGCTGCCAACTTCCTGGGATCTAAAGGAGCACTCTCTATCGTCAAATCCACTCCTGATTCGGCGGAAGATTCAGACATTTCAACTTACAAGTCTAACATACTCAAGAAGCTAGATGATAAAGACCTTTCTCTCTGA